CAGCACCTCCAGTGCCGCCGCCACGCGCAGCCCCAGCGGGCCGAGCAGATAGCGGTCGAGTCCGGCGGGCTCCACGAGCTCCCAGGACAGGAGTTCCTCCTCCTGGAGCCGGATCGCGGCGAACTGATCCTCCGTCAGGATGCCTCCGTCGTACAGATACGCGGCGATCGGCGGGCGCGCACTGCCGCGCGCCCAGTCGACGGCGAGCAGCCGGCCGGGCTCCAGATCGAGGCCGATCTCCTCCGCCGTCTCCCGGCGGGCGGCCTGCCGGGGGCTCTCGCCCGTGTCCGACTCGACCGTTCCGCCGGGCAGCACCCAGCCGGCACGGTAGTTCGGTTCCACGAGGAGGAGCCGGCCGGCGTCGTCGCGGAACAGCGAGGCCGCGGCGGCCAGGACACGGGGCAGGCCCGCGATGTAGGTGGCGTAGTCAGTGGTGGTCACCGGGGAAGCGTAGTGGCGGCGCCCGGCCCGGGTCCTGGACACCCATGGGCAGATCAGGGGTGGTCCGGATAGGGTCGGGGCGGCGCGACTGCCTGTTCGAAAGCAAGGGATGCAAGGTGACGGACGGAGCAGTGATCGAGACCGCACGCGTGCTCGTCGCGGCGGACAAGTTCAAAGGCTCGCTCACGGCCGTACAGGTCGCTGAGCGGGTGACGGCCGGGCTGCGGCGTGCCGTCCCCGGGGTGCGGGTCGAGACCCTGCCCGTCGCGGACGGCGGCGACGGCACGGTGGCGGCGGCGGTGGCCGCCGGATTCGAGCGCCGCGAGGCGCGGGTGACCGGACCCCTCGGGGAGACGGTCACCGCGGCGTACGCGCTGCGCGAGTCGACCGCCGTCGTGGAGATGGCCGAGGCTTCGGGCCTCCAGCACCTGCCGGCGGGGGTCTTCGCACCCCTCACGGCGACCACGTACGGCTCCGGCGAACTGCTGCGGGCGGCGCTCGATGCGGGCGCCCGGACCATCGTGTTCGGCGTCGGTGGCAGC
The Streptomyces sp. NBC_00234 DNA segment above includes these coding regions:
- a CDS encoding NUDIX hydrolase, producing MTTTDYATYIAGLPRVLAAAASLFRDDAGRLLLVEPNYRAGWVLPGGTVESDTGESPRQAARRETAEEIGLDLEPGRLLAVDWARGSARPPIAAYLYDGGILTEDQFAAIRLQEEELLSWELVEPAGLDRYLLGPLGLRVAAALEVLASGAGTVELEDGRPVSV